DNA sequence from the Xanthocytophaga agilis genome:
CTGTATCTAGCACCTGATTCAAGGATACAGATTCGGTACGATCTTTCTGGTTTGATATTTTGGAAAATGACAACAGATCTTGGATTAAAACCGACATCCGCTTGGATGCTGACTGCATGCGTTCAAGAATAGGTATTCCATTCCCAAGTGAAGTTGCATATTCCTTCTTTAACAAATCTCCGAAAGCTTGAATCTTGCGAAGAGGTTCCTGCAAATCATGTGAGGCAATATAGGCAAACTTTTCAAGATTATCATTGGAGCGAGCCAGCAGTTGATTGGCTTCAAACAATTCATCATTGGTAGTAGCCAGTTCTTCATTGGTAGCGGCTAATTCTTCATTGGTTGTTGCCAGTTCTTCCGTACGCTTCTGAACCTGTTGCTCCAATACCAGTTGTGCAGAACGCCGCTCAGTTACATCCTGAGCCGTTCCAAACATTTTTACAGGTTTTCCCTGCTCATCAAAAAAGGTGCGGGCTTGTGCATGAATAATATATTTCTGGCCAGTGGTTCGGTTGGTTATTGCATATTCTTCATTGTAAATACCCCCCGATTCGGGATTGAGAGCCCAGGACATAGCCGTACGGATACGCTCCTGATCTGCGTTGGATAATACTGGATACACATCGTCTAGATCCTCTTCTTCAGGCAAGATACCAAACCATTCTCTGAGCCGATCTGAATAGGTGGTGCGGTTGGTAGCAGGGTCATAGGTCCAGGTTCCCAGTTGTGCCAGTTCAATGGCTCCCCGCATCATGGCTTCTGCTTCTTCTACTTTTTTGCGGGCAAGTACTAGATTGGTTACCTCAATGGCCGCTATGATCACTCCATAAATCTGGCCATTTGTGTTGGTAAGCGCCTTATACGTGTAATTGTAATAGCCTGTATAAGGGATTCCAAACCGTAGCAGGTCAAACCGTTCTTCCGGCTCATGAAACGTTTGTCCTGTGGTATATACATGCTGGAACCGGTCAGGTAAAGAGGTAGATCTCAGTTCGGGGATAGCTTCCAGAAGGGGTTTGCCTATAATGGATTCATCCCGTCCTATCATCTGAAGCATGTTCTCATTGATGGTATGGATCAACATCTGCTCAGTGGTCAAAACCATTTTGGCAACAGGTGAATTGTAGAAAATGGTTCTGGCGAACAATTCACTTTCTTCCAGTTTCTGGCGGTATATTACTTCATCTGTTACCTCAACTGCCATATTCAATATGGCATAAACCTGCCCCTTTTCATCTCTCAGTGGCTTATAGATAAAATTGAAGTAGAAACTGTCCAATTTGCCTCTTACTACAAGATCTGCTCGCATCTCCCGGGCATGATACACCTGACCTGTCTTATAAATCTGAGCCAATATATCCAGAAAGGGTTGTGACTCCAGTTCGGGCAAGGCATCGGCAAGTCGCATTCCTCGTACACTTTCATCTTTCCCCCATAGTTCAATCATCGTCTGGTTAGCTGTATCTATAATCAACTCTTCTCCACGATAGAGAGCTGTAGCAAAAGGAGCCTCTTCTATAAGAGAACGAAACTTGGCCTCACTGGAAGCCAGAGACTTCTGTGATAAAGTCTGAGTGGTCACTTCGTTGGCTAGTACCATTATCCCAGATACTTTGCCAGTAGCATTGCGTAAAGGGGTGTAGGCAAAATCAAAATAGGCATCTTCTAGTTTTCCATTGCGTTGCAGTTTAGCCAAGGTACCCACTCCCACAAAAGGTTCTGCGGTATGATAGACATGTTGTAACAATTCCCAGAATCCCTGTCCTTCCAGCTCAGGCAATGCTTCCATTAATTTCATGCCTATGATAGAACTATCTTTGCCCCACAAGTCAAACATTCGCTGATTACCTACCTCGATAATCATATCGGTTCCTTTCAGCAACCCCAATCCCATAGGGGCTTGCTCTACAATATTGCGGAATCGCTCTTCACTCACTTGCAGTTCCAGGCGAGCCTGCACCTCCAGAGTGATGTCCTGAGCGATGCCGGCAAAGAAATAGGGAGTATGGTGCTCATCATACTGGTAGGTTCCCAGGACTCTGACCCAGTGTATAGATCCATCGTCCCAGATAAAACGAACTTCGTATCGAAGTTTTCCTGATTGAGCAGCTTCCTGGTAAGCTTTGTCGCGAAGGGGAATATCATCCGGATGCAAGTGCTTTATCAGAAAATCCCGGTTTACCAGTTTTTCGGTTCCAGTCATAATCCTGGTCAGTGTCAGTGAATGTTCCATGTAATTATCTGCCATTCGAATGGTAAACCATCCTGCAGAAGCCCCTTCGAGGGCTAACTCTGACAAGTGCTCAAAAGCAGCCGCCTGTTTTTGTGACTCAATCAGTTCTGTTACATCCTGTGCAGTCCCTATAAACCGATAAGGATTACCTTCCGCAGTAAAACTGGTTTTGCCTTTACAGTGTATCCAGCGAACTTTTTTATCCTCAGCACTAATAGTACGAAAGCGAATATTATAAGGAACGTACTCAGCAAGTGTAAGACTCTGGCTGACTGCCAGTTTTACTTTTGCATGATCTTCCGGATAAATATAGTTAAACAGGTCATTATAAGAAGGAGCTTCTTCAGAGGGAAAGCCATATAGTTCTGTGCACCGATCATCCAAATAGACTTTATAATCAACCAGATCTAACTCCCATCTTCCTATCTCAGCTAATTGCAATGCCAATTCAGACCAATTTTCCTGTTCAGAGAGCCTTTGCTCAAAAAGATTTTTACTCATAGGTAGTAGTGATGTAACAAAGGTCAGCCAATTATGTCTTCGTGCAGGTAAGACATTGTGCAGGCCAAATATAAATATTTCCAGATAAATCACTCAAGATAAAATATACTCATGCACTAACATTTTCATATATTTTTTTCTACAATTTCCCCTGCTAAGGCTAACTGGAAATATGGTCAGAATAACCAGAATGGACTTGGTACAAACACTCGTTTTGAAAATCAGGTACTAGCCGCAGCAATTGTAACTGTGAAACAAGTTTACATGGGTGCTTATTTTTCAGCTGGCTTCTGATTTGGGTTTCACTCATCGTAAAAAAGTGCTTTTACTATTAACAACCATATAGGTAAAACTTTTTTACCCAGTGCTATGCTAACACATATACGTTCTACTGAAATGAGTATTTATATCATACTTCTGCTAGGTGCTTGGAAGTCTTACCAGGTATATTTCTATTTTGTGCCTGAAATGTCTAAAAACGGGCATGTTTTTTACCGCTATTATGCCAGACGTAAAGGTTTAGCATAGGAGTTATACAATGAAAATATTTGAAGCAAAAGTAATGAGGAGACCTTATTACTGGTCTACCTGCCGCCACAAATTTACTATCAGCAAGTTGCATTTGCAGAAACTGAAATATTATCCAACTCATCCTATTGATAGGTTTTCCCAAAGGCCACAAGCACAAATCCCTACTTTGATAAACTATCGTTTCATAGAAGATGAGTCTGGAATCTTTTCTAAACATGCCTGGCAGAAGAACAATGCAGTCCCAATAGGAGAATCCCTGGCCCGTGAGATAGAAAAGCTGGCAAAAAGCCGTAGTGGTTTTGTCAGTACCTGCTCAGAAGAAAAGGTAAGTATCTTTTTTGCCTCTAAAACAGACTTATTTATAGTAACTGCCACTTTGCACATAAAAAAGTATTGGTTAAAAACGCCAGTCTAAAATGTAAGAGGAATAAGACTTTAGGCTCCGATACATTGTTATATACAGTCATCTCCACTGGCAGGATTCCTATAATATAAGCCGAAAGCTTTTTGCAGAAATAGTCTTCCTGTAGTCCGCATCTCACATAGGTATTCCTACCTCTGGCAATAAACATGGCTGGATATTCATCCTTCCAGTTAGAGGATAAGTGATTGTGTAAACACCGAAAATGCATGGCGGAACAAGCTCGCTTCTGACTGAAATTGACATGCCATATCAGAAAGGTGCAGATGAGGGCTTTCAAAAAGTAACAACTTACAAATAAGGGTACACAAAAAATTCTCTGGCGATAGGGATCTGTTTGGTTACAGAGAAAACACTCCATAAGTGATCATTGAAAAACTATTATCCATTTGTTTTATCTAAAATAACCTACTATATGCAAGAAGTTCCTAAAGGAAAATTATTGATTATAGGAGGAGCCGAAGATATCGGAGATCCTCAAAAGTTGTCATGTGCTCAGGAAGAAAGTCGAAACTTTCAAAGCTTTGAAGTATTACAAGAACTACTTCCTGATAATTCCAAAGCCGATTATCGGATCGAAGTAATTACCACAGCTTCGGAAGAGCCAAACGAAATGGGCAAAAAGTACCAGAAGGCTTTTGAACGAGCCAACATTTCCAATGTAGGTATTATCCATATTAGCAACCGCGAGGAAGCCAATGCACCTGCTACAATCAAACGTATCGAGAAGGCCAGTGCCGTGTTTTTCAGTGGTGGAGATCAGTTTCGTCTTTCTACTATACTGGGTTCCTCTCAACTAATGGAGGTTATCACCCGAAAGTATATCCGGGAACCTGGCTTTATTGTAGGAGGTACTAGTGCCGGAGCTATGGCGATCTCGTCAGTGATGATCTATGAAGGGGATAGCCACAAGGCACTACTGAAGGGAACTGTAAAGATTAGTTCTGGCCTTGGGTTGATAGATCATTGCATCATAGATACACATTTTATTAACCGTGGACGGTTTGGACGGCTGGCAGAATCCATTATCACGAACCCTGCCTGTATAGGGCTGGGCCTTGGTGAAGATACAGCATTGGTTATTTATGATGGCAATAAAGCCGAGTGTTGTGGTTCGGGAATGGTCGTAGTAATCGATAGCAAAGAACTGGGACATACCAACATTGCGTATGTAGAGAAAGGAACTCCTTTATCTGCTGAAAATCTGACGGTGCATTTGTTGACGAAAGGAAACGGATTTTCGCTTAAAGAACGGAAATTTATTCCGGCAAAAAAGGATATGGAACTGGAGGAAAGCATCCGATCTCATTAGATTATCACCTTATATCAGATCGCATCTCATTCGATGACGGGTATTTTTTCAGTTTGACAGGTACTGCTCCATATATACATGAGCAGTACCTGAAAAAAGAATTTCGGGATCACTAGAAAAAAGCGCCCAATGTACAGGTGTGTTCTCAATGCGGAAGTCCACAACCAGCAGGTCAACAAACTTGCCCGGTTTGTAATCACAATACATAGAAGAGGCCATCATTTCTTAAGTGATAGGCAGGTAATGGAATACCTGACTGCATCCAATCTAAAAACAAATCCTCTGTATCAGTAACCGGATAGGAAGTTATCTACCATAAATAGATCCTTATCAATACGTATTTATACGTTCATTAATGCGTATTTATACGTATTGATGGGATTTATTTTTACTTCGTTATTGGCGGACAGTATTTTATAGACATACTCCTCTTTATTTAACAAATGGACGACGCCATTACGAAACCGCAAACAGGTGATATTGTTGAAGGTATCTTGTCTAATACTCGTATGACTATTATTCACATCACTTCCGACAATATATTTTCGCAAGAGATTCTTCATTGTGCCTATTTTGACAAAAAGCATTATATGAAAATAGAACTCTATCAGCCAAATGAAGTCAGATTCCTGTTACATCCAAACGATGGGAGGCAATCTCAACGTGAAATAAACATACACGATAGAGTGCTCCTCAACCACCAGAACTGTTCAGAACGTCCAGTTATGAAAATTACAAACTTTACAGAAAGTGAGAATATCTCACATGCTATCTGCGAGTGGCTAACGTTGGAGGGAGATATAGACCTTGAAATTCTCCCTCTGACAGCTTTAAAGAAAACAATGTAAGAAACACTTTCTGAGTGTAATTCACATACTACATTCAAAGAAACTATATAGTAAGAGCCTCATGTAGAATACGACAGAAAGAGGTCCTTAAAATGCGGATGCAGCTTTTTTGTAAAGTGAGTATAAATAAATGCGTTGAAACCTGGCTGATATGTTGTGTGTTAAAAACCGAATCCTACATAAATCTGGAAGACGCTGTTTTTAGAGTCTCTTAGCAACCGACTGGCATTGGTAGAACCATTCAGGCTGATCCCTCCATCTTTTCCTACCTCACGCAAACCATAGTTATAACGGAATCCCAGTGTAGCTCCCTTCAGATCAAAACCGAGACCACCAGCCAGACCATAATCAATGCTGTTGAATTTGTCTTTATTTAATTCGGTTACTCCATCTATCGATCCATCATCGTCTACATCTTTTATATTCACATTCGTCAGAAAGGCCGCATACGGACCGGCGTGAATGTTGAGAGGGCCCAGATTTACCATCAACAGAATAGGTACCTGAATATATCCCAGGTTGAAGCGGTATTTACCACTGCCCTGTAAAAAATTGCTATACTCGGTTTCAGAGCCTACCAGTGTATATAAAACCTCAGGCTGTATGGATAAAACTTCTCCTGCAATGGGTGCCTTTAGAAATACGCCTGCATTGAATCCAGGTTTAATCTTTTCGTCTCCGACTTCTGTTTTATAAAAGTTGGAAAGGTTAAGTCCCCCCTTGATCCCAAATTTTACTCCATCTGCCTCTTGTGCATAGGAATAGGTACTCACACTTAACAAGGCGAGCAAACTGAAAGTTAGATGCTTAAACGCCTGTTGTTTGATTGCAAAAAGATTTTTCATGCTGGTTGTGATTAGTTAGTATAAGTAAACTTAGTTGTTGTAGCGATTGATTGTATATCAGTCAGATCCTACAGCATATAGGTATATTTCGTTTTGCATACCCAGGCAATCTGTTTTCAATACCACTCTATACCAGTACCTGATACAATGAATCATTCTGATACAGTTTAGGTCCGTATCTATACTGTATCGCGCCTGTTCAAACACATCTGCAAAAAGCAGAAACTTTAATCTCATACCCAGATCCCTAAAAGCCTATTGGATGAGTCAATGAGTATAAAATCTGTGAATTGTTATATACGAAAGAAAGTATAGTGTTGGAAATGAACTAATAGGTATGCCTTTCTGTGAAAGAAAGGGTAGTAGAAAAGAAAGTAGAAAAAGTTACCAGCATAGCAATAACTCTTTCTTTCAATTTTCTATAGACATCACTTTATATTTTATCTCAATATTCTATCTCAATTTAAGGAGTACAGTCAGTGAATCTCTGTTAGTGGAAGCATTGGTAAGACACAATACCCAACAAAGAGGATCAATTACAGTCTGTCAGTTAGATTCCTGAAAGACAATACACCATACTTCTGCTAATAATATGATAAAACAATGCCACTAGACCAGTAAATAATTTAGATCAACCGTTTATGTGGCAAATACTTAAAATGCAAAACAGGTATTTTGTGCAGATAAAATCTTCCTTATAGGCTTATTCTGAACGTTCACACATTGCATTTCATACACAGATTACTGCAATCAACAGAAACGTATACTGATGCAGGATGTGGTAAATACTTATCACAAGCTTCTTTGTGATGAATACTTGTTGTTTATACCTGTTGAGGTATAGATTTTATGAAGAACAGGCAAAAGAAGTGTTGATTTTTAGTACGGAATTAATTTCTCATCAGAGACTTTATGCTACAGGTTTTTTGATTGAGAAAATTTTTGGAGTTATACTATAGCCTTGTCTGCTTACTGTCTAACTGCAACAGCCAGACATTCACATTGAGTGGACTGATCCGTTTGGGTATGAGAAGTAGTTGAAACAAACCTGGAAAAGGTAATAAAAAAAGAGTCAACCCTTCTACAGTCGGGTTGCGTATTTTGAGTGAGTACCCAATTCAGATCCACTCTGTTTCATTTTTGTGATTAAAGTAATGGTAACAGACATTCTTAGTAAAGATAAGATGGTATACCATTAGAGCAATTCATCTACACAGGAAATAACAGATATAACTGATCTGGTATATGTAAGCCTGTAATTACTCATGGTGAGATGTATTGTTGAATAGATATATCTGATAAAGATCAGACCCATATCTACAAAAAGAAAGATAAAAAGGAGATCAACGAGTAGTTATACTATTCATAGCTTCAGAAAAGGTAATTACCCGGTAATGTTCTTTATTCGCATTCAGATATTGTAGAAAACGCTTGTGTGTCTCTTTGCTTACCTGAAAAAACTCTCCGCCAATGCCATGAAACTGATAAATACCCATTCCGCCTGCTTGTTTTACCTTTTCGGCAAAGGCAATTAGTTCGTTCAGTGTGGTTCCGTCTTCCACCAGCCAGCTCGGTACCTGCATTGGATTAAGGGTTTTGTAATCAGTAACTATATTGGTACGGTCACCGCCACCTCTGGCATAACTGATCAGACCTGTCTTTTGTAGTTCGGTAGAGTAGTCTTTTCCTTGCACTATCACATTATTGCAGGGATAGGCAAATGTTCGTTTGGCTTTCTTCTGATCCAGTAGTGTGAGTAATGCATTGGAGAGAGTCACTTCTTCCAAAATGCGTGTAAGGGTATATTGCTCAATAGCCACCTGCTTTTCCCAACCTAGTTTTTCAGGGCAAGGATGAAACAGTGTATGATTACCCAACTCATGTCCTTTCTGTGCAGCCTGTTGCCAGCCTACTACTGCTGGAGAAGCTTTTCCAAGAACATCCGATGAGCCCGCAATGGAATTCAGAAAAAATGTAGCTTTCAAGCCAGCCGAGTCCAGTTGTGGTACAGCTACCGACAAGTGAGAGGCCAGGCCGTCATCATAGGTAAGACAGATGATTGCTTTTGCAGCAGGCTTTTTGCCAGAGCTATTCGTCTGTGAAAAAGCACTCACAGAAAGTACCACACAATAAAGAAAGATAACCTGTTTCATTTGGACGCTGCCTGGTGATGCTGTATGGTGAGGATTACTTTTGTTGATTTAGCCTGTATTGTTTACCACTCTCTGAGAGGAGCTTATTGTAATTTCACTATCTGGTAATCACTTAATCCGGAGACAAAGCCGGGCCTACAGCTTCCATGTGATGTTTTATCAGCAACGCTTTCTTTTGCTCCGGTGTTGGGCTTTTCAGCTGGATAATCTGTTCAAAATATTCTTCCATAGTTCCGGCTGGCTGATGAATCAGAAGCAAGCGACCAACAGTATCGCTGGTTTTGACAAAGGTGTGGGCCACTCCACGAGGACCAAACACACTATCGCCAGCTTTGAGCCGAAAGATGTCCTGTCCGATCTGTACTTTAAACTCTCCTTCCATGACAAAAAACCATTCGTCCAGGTTGGTATGTTTGTGTAAAGGTGGTCCTATCTTCTCGAACCGGGTAGTATCATAGATACTCATTGCCCCGTCGGTATCCTTTCCGGAAACTTTCAAATCAAAGCGGGCTCCCAGATACATAAAACTCTTGTTAAACCGGTCCTTTCCGGCATCTACCCGGATGCCTTTGTCAGGACGGTCGTTGGCAAACGAAAGGGGAATAAACGAAAACGGTGCCAGTGCAGGCAGTGAAAGAAAAGATCGGCGGTGCATAGACGGTGCAGGCTAAGGAAAAGAAATACATGTTAAGGAATAGATAAAGCCCAGGAAAGATAAATAATCAGAAAAGGATTGTCTATAACCCTTTTTACAACTAGATACCAAATCTTTCCTGTTTGCTTGTTTCTATTCGGTGATCTCAGGGACAGTAATACATCTATTTCTTATAGAAATTCCAAATGATGACACTACTTATAATGCCTCCTACATTTATAAGAATTATGATACTAAAATGAGGTTTTATAATGACCTGAGCAACAATTAGTGATATCCACAACTGCGAAATCACAAACCATATAGCGCCTTTTGACGCATTACCACTACTATACTTTTTCAATATGGCGCCAATATATTTCCGGTCTGAAAGCCATTGGTAAAGTTTAGGCGATCCTTGGAGGAAACAATATCCTGCTAAAAGTATAAACGGAATTGCTGGTACGCCTGGTAATAAAACACCTATGTAAGCCAACACAAGGGAAACAATCCCCAAAAAAAGGAACAAGCATTTATACAAACGGCTATTCATACCTCTTGTTAGCCTCTATCATTGCTTCTATATGCGAGAGCATGGCAAAGCAGTTATCCATTACCCTATCAGGAAACTTAAGTTTCATTAAAATCTCAGACACCTTATAAAAAGACATTCGACATATCATAAACTCTTTCAGGCCATACACATATCCTTGCAGCCATTCGTTATCCTCAAGGTTCTTTCCCCAAATATCAGCATGTAAACCAAGATTTTCTTTCAGTACACTTATATCATTACGATCAACCAGGACAAAAGCCAGGAACTCTACGATATCACGATGAGGTATGTTCTTTACTGCTAGTTCCCAATCATAAATACACACCTCTGCATTGCTCCGGATACCGACATTTCTAGGATTAAAATCATTGTGGATCACACAAACAGGCCATGAATTTTCTATACTTTGTGTGATATCCTTCAAAAAACCAGGGAGTTTTTTAAACTGACCGCTACGTTCAGAAGACGCTTCCTCTTTTAGAATGATAGCAATCAGTTTTTCATAAAGGGGGACCAATTGTGAAGGATCAAAGCGACGAATAAGATGATCAGGGACCTGATTTTCTCCAGAATAGTAATGTTGGTGTATCTTTGTAATAGCTTCAATTACCTTCTTCACATCTTCAAGTCTCCACATTTCTGGCTTGTTTTCGGTATTAAACAGGTGCATAGCATCAGACTGAAGGTATTCCATAGCCAACAGGTATATTTCACGCTGCACATTTTCTTTTTTTCCAAAATATTTTGGTGTTATGCAAAAGCCGCTGTTGTGCAGGTCCTCATAAATAAAAAGTTCTTTCAGATGGCAGTTATAATACTCGGTATGATTGCGGTAGGCATAGATAAGGTCAGATAGTGCCGGTTCTATAGCAGCAGCCAAACTATGCAGCCCCTTTATTATATCCTGGTCGGATGCTTTTGATTTGATAAGCAGCGAAAGATTGTGCTGGGGGCCTGTAGCTGTAAAAGGGAAAAAGCCAATAAGCTTATTACTGGTCTTGCTGGTAAGGTTTGTAATGATGCCATTTTCCATTTCTTTCTCCACAAAAGAAACATTCAGACTAGCATATTCTGCGTGCACACTGCCCATTATGCCCCTGACCAGGCTTTGATTAAGTTCGGTCCGGGTAAGCCAATTTACCGGTTTATTGCGTCCAAGTTTTTCGTGGGCTTTGGCAAATGCCCCACTTACAATGGCGGCGTAGGTAGAAATTTCGAGCGACAGAGCAAATGCGGCTATCAGTTGGGCAAAGCGTTGCAACTTGCCTTGTCCATAGCACTTCATTAATTCCAGCATTTCTTTTTGTTTGGGGACTGATGTGCCCCCTCCTACCGTACCTACAACCAGCGTAGGGAGCACAAGAGATATATAGAGTCCGTCATCGGTTTTTTCCAGGTGCAGCATACCCACAGACGACTCATGAACACAGCCCAGGTCCTGCCCTGTAGCGGCAAATATGGCCGCTATTGTGTTAGCCACATTGATATTGTAACTAAACATATTATCATTGTTTGCAAGTGCTACAGATGGTGTAAAACAGTTTACAATGTCCTGCGACGTAGTGCGCAGGACATTTTCTATAACGGCCTCTTTCAGGTAGCATTCTGCCATTACCCGCACACCCCGGCCATTTTCAACCGAATAGGATGAGACTTTTTTATCGGACGAGCCATTGCCTTCAATAACATAGTTTTTAATGGCTATACCTGTTTCTGTGGTAAAATGGCTAACAATAAACAGCAATGCATGCCAGGTACAAGTGGTGGTCATGTTTTGGCCGGAAGCATCGCCAGTACGGTAAAAAAAACGGGCATGCACTACAGTATCAGCCAGTACAGGTTCTATAGATAAAAGCCGCGCATGGTTAGAATGCTTTTGGGCTTCTTTTTTAATGTATTCAAACTTATCCGGCAGCCAGTTGTAAAACGTTCCTGCATCGGCAGTACTATTAAAAATAAACATGGGGCAACGGCTCATTTTCTGGTGCACAAAGGTGGTAGCAATACCACCGCTCATGCTGGCTGCTTTTGCTCCCCGGTTCATACTTGCCACAAGGGCACCTTCTAAGGTTGCTGCCCCGGCATATACCCATTCTTTGCCGTCTTCTTCTATATGCAAAAGCGGCCCTACTAGCCCTATGGGTATTTCAACAGAGCCTATATAGGATTCTATTTTATTCTGTATATCAGAATGCAATAGCCCAGAAGCTGCGATATGTGTTGTAGAATAACCCTGTTCATCCAAATAATCCTGACGCAGCTTGGTAGAGTAAGGCGTTACCAGGCCCCTGCCGGGAACTATGGGATAGTTTTCCATAACTTATTGGTTAAGTATTTCATTAACAAGCCTTCCATAAAATCGGTCAAGGCTTTCGAACTGTGAAGCATGAATGTATTCAACAACTGTTTTATGGCGTATGGCAACAGCGTCAAACAGACTATCGTAAATTTTATCAAACAGTGCCAGAATCTGAAGCTGTTCATGGGGTTCAGACACTTTTCTTGAGGCAATACGGTTTAAAAGTACACCAGGTTCAGCCTTTAAAAAGTAAATCTCATCAGGCAAACTGGTTTTAAATAATGCTCTGAGTTTCTCATCTGGCACAGTAGCATCTTTAAAACAATCATGTATAAAAGTAAATAGTGTACCTGCAGGGTCAGCAAGCCCTTTTACAGGAAGTAACGACAGTATAAAGCCCAATAGCTGACCATAGGCCTCATTGTAATAATCCAGACGTTCCCTTTTCAGACTACCCGGACTTATACGACCTGTATAAAATCTTGCATAAACAAGCGGGTCTACTAAAGGATGTCGCTCACATACCAGCACACGAGTAAGAGGGGTTACCATTTCATCTGCCAGCTTTTGGTAAAGCATCATGGCACCAAAGAGTGACAGGGCTTTCAGGTCGCTCCGGTTGTTCTTATCAGCATCTGCACCCATCTCATTTAAGAGTTTTGTGTGCTTTTTAAGTGCTGAGTCCTCTGGTAATACATCTTCGTCTATATGCGGCAGGGTCAACAACGTTACATGCTCAAGCTTTTGTGATTTTAATTTTGAGAATATCACGCTTTTGCCGCTTCCGTCTAAACCTGTTATAAGTATGGTTTTTATCATTCGGAGATATATTTAACAGCTAGCGCACACAGCTCCTCCGGTAGGAATGACGAATCAAGTATACACCAGTCTGATTTAGTATACGTTTCGAACTCAGCAATCAATCGGGTTTGAAACCCGATAAAATTTTCAGGGGTTGCGTCACGGCAGCCACACTCATATCGGGAGAATCGTTTTTTACGCACAGCGCTCAGTTCAGGCCTGTATGAAAGTAAAATGGTCTTATCGGGCACCGGCATGCGCGAAGCAAGGTACTGCACTAGTTCCCTGTCTGCACCCATTACTGTTTCGGAAGCAAAATATTTATAATAGTAAGCGTTTATAATGATTATCCTGGTGTC
Encoded proteins:
- a CDS encoding phosphotransferase, which produces MENYPIVPGRGLVTPYSTKLRQDYLDEQGYSTTHIAASGLLHSDIQNKIESYIGSVEIPIGLVGPLLHIEEDGKEWVYAGAATLEGALVASMNRGAKAASMSGGIATTFVHQKMSRCPMFIFNSTADAGTFYNWLPDKFEYIKKEAQKHSNHARLLSIEPVLADTVVHARFFYRTGDASGQNMTTTCTWHALLFIVSHFTTETGIAIKNYVIEGNGSSDKKVSSYSVENGRGVRVMAECYLKEAVIENVLRTTSQDIVNCFTPSVALANNDNMFSYNINVANTIAAIFAATGQDLGCVHESSVGMLHLEKTDDGLYISLVLPTLVVGTVGGGTSVPKQKEMLELMKCYGQGKLQRFAQLIAAFALSLEISTYAAIVSGAFAKAHEKLGRNKPVNWLTRTELNQSLVRGIMGSVHAEYASLNVSFVEKEMENGIITNLTSKTSNKLIGFFPFTATGPQHNLSLLIKSKASDQDIIKGLHSLAAAIEPALSDLIYAYRNHTEYYNCHLKELFIYEDLHNSGFCITPKYFGKKENVQREIYLLAMEYLQSDAMHLFNTENKPEMWRLEDVKKVIEAITKIHQHYYSGENQVPDHLIRRFDPSQLVPLYEKLIAIILKEEASSERSGQFKKLPGFLKDITQSIENSWPVCVIHNDFNPRNVGIRSNAEVCIYDWELAVKNIPHRDIVEFLAFVLVDRNDISVLKENLGLHADIWGKNLEDNEWLQGYVYGLKEFMICRMSFYKVSEILMKLKFPDRVMDNCFAMLSHIEAMIEANKRYE
- a CDS encoding AAA family ATPase, yielding MYNKKRTLICITGADGSGKSTLINGLKKEWSYAWEVSIWDMLENSAGQIFSGKKAVDDYLCLLDTNARLLFLAHAMQAAIDKALQSDTRIIIINAYYYKYFASETVMGADRELVQYLASRMPVPDKTILLSYRPELSAVRKKRFSRYECGCRDATPENFIGFQTRLIAEFETYTKSDWCILDSSFLPEELCALAVKYISE